GACGGCGACGAAGGGCGCGGACGGCACGCTCGTCATCGGCCAGGCGCAGGAACCGGACGTGCTCTACACCCACGGCGCCACGATGCTGGCCTCGACGCACGTCCTCAACTCGCTCTACGACGGCCCGATCGAGGGGCTGTCGTACGACTACCAGGCCGTGACCGTCAAGGCGCTGCCGAAGATCGAGAACAACGACGGCTCGGCATCGCTGGCGATGGTCAGCGTCGATGCCGGCGGCAAGTACGTCGACGCGACGACCCAGGAGGTCACGACGGCCACGGCCACGGTGGCCGACCTTGGCCAGCTGACCGTCCGGTGGACCTTCGTCGACGGCTTGATGTGGCAGGACGGGACGCCCGTGACTGCTGAGGACTCGGTCTGGAGCAAGACGCTGGCGTGCGACATCGACTCGCCGACGAGCAAGTTCCTGTGCGACCGCACCGTGAGCTACAAGGCGATCGACGATCACACCGTCGAGTGGGTCAGCCTCCCCGGCTACACCCCGCAGGACTACTTCACGAACGTCTACACGCCCCTCCCGCGCCACCAGCCCGGCGCCGGTGGCAAGGCGATGTCCGAGATGACCGCCAAGGAGATCCTCGAGGACAACGAGTTCAACCGCAAGCCGTGGTCGTACGGTCCGTTCATGATCGAGGAGTGGTCGGACGGCGACTACATCAAGCTCACGCGGAACCCGAACTACTGGCGCGCGGCCGAGGGCCTGCCGATCCTCGACACCGTCATCCACAAGTTCATCAAGGACTCCAACGCGCTCCTCGCCGCGCTGCGCACCGGCGACATCGACGTCGCGACGCAGGACGGTCTCGACATCACGATGTTCGATGACCTCGAGGCCGCCAATACGGGTGGCGAGGCGACGCCGTACTACGTGCCCGGCACGGTCTGGGAGCACATCGACTTCAACCTGCAGCCGCTGGACGATCGCCCCGCCTTCGGCGCGTGCAAGGACGTCCGCCTGGCGATCGCCTACGGCACGGACCGCGCGACGATGGCCGACGAGATCCAGAAGGGCAAGACGACGGTCGCCGACACGATCATGCCGGCTGAGCACTGGGCCTATCCGCCCGAGGGCATGCTGACGTCATACCCGTACGACTCGGAGAAGGCGATCGAGATGCTCGAGGCGGCCGGGTTCACCGATCCGGACGGCGACGGCACGCGTACGGCCGCGCAGGACATCACGTGCTCGGTCGTCACCGGCGTGGACGGGGCGACGACGGACAAGGTCATCAAGGCCGGCACCCCGCTCGAGCTCAAGCTGAACACGACGAAGGGCAACGTGATGCGCGAAGAGACGACGCTGCTCTTCCAGCAGAACATGACCGACATCGGCGTCAAGGTCAGCCTGGAGTACCTGCCGGCCGACACGCTCTTCGCCAAGAACGAAGAGGGCCCGCTCACCGGTCGCCGCTACGACCTCGGCGAGTTCGCGTGGGTGTCCGGTGTCTCGCCGAGCGTCGGGCTCTACTGGTGCGACCAGATCCCGTCGCCGGAGAACAACTGGGCCGGCCAGAACAACCCCGGCTACTGCAACCCCACTTACGACCAGGTCTCGAAGAAGGCGGACAACACCCTCGAACGTGACGAGGCGTTGCCGATGTACCACGAGGCGCAGAAGATCTTCAGCGACGAGCTGCCGGTCCTGCCGCTGTTCGCCCGGGTGAAGGTCATGGCCACCAAGCCGGAGGTCATGAACTTCATGCCGAACGCCACGGTCAGCAGCGAGACCTGGAACATCGAGACCTGGGGCTTCGCAGCCGCGCCGTAATCCTGCTCGGCGGTCGCTCTGACCGCGACCAGGTTCGCTGGATGTAAAGATGAGCCACGCTGGGCCGGCGCCACGCCAGGTGCCGGCCCAGCGTGCTCCCGGCGACCGGACACTTCCCGGTGTCTGCCGGGCGTTGCCAAGGGGAAAGGGAACCCATGAGCGCCTACCTGATCCGCCGCCTGATCCAAATGGTCATCGTGCTCATCATCTCTTCGATGGCGATCTACACGCTGCTCAACATGGTGCCGGGCGGCCCGTTCGACGGGCTGATGCAGAATGCCGACGCGAAGACGCGCGTGACGCCCGAGCAGATCGAGCGCATGAACGCCATGCTCGGCCTCGACAAGCCGCCGGCAATTCGCTTCATCGCGTGGGCCACCGGCGATGATTGGATGGGCGTACTCGACGAGGCATGGGCAGGCGATGGGCGCGGCATCATCCGGGGCGACTTCGGGATGTCGTTCAAAGAGCGCCGCCCCGTCCTCGAAATGATGGGGGACCGAATCAAGAAGACGGTCGTCATCACCGGCTTGTCGGCCATCCTGGCGATCGTCATCGCCATCCCGATCGGCATCTTCTCGGCGGTGCGCCAGTACTCCAAAGCGGACTACGCCGTGACCCTGTTCACGTTCATCGGCACCGCGATCCCCGGGTTCTGGTTCGCGCTCATGGCCATTGTGCTCTTCGGGATCAAGTTCCAGGACTGGGGGTTGCCACAGCTGCCCACGAAGGGCTGGGCTTCGCTACGCGCCCCAAGACCGGGAACGTTGACGCACACCCTCGGGGTCACGCAGGGCTCGTTGGCGGACGTCGCCCTGCACCTGATGATCCCGGTGGTCGTGCTCGGCCTCCTGCAGATGGCCGGATGGACCCGCTTCATGCGCTCCAGCATGCTCGAGGTCCTGCAGCAGGACTACGTCCGCACCGCGCGCGCGAAGGGCCTTGGTGAGCGGTTCGTCGTCATCAAGCACGCCCTTCGCAACGCGCTCATCCCGCTGGTGACCATCGTGACCTTCGAGCTGCCGTTCCTGTTCGGCGGGACGATCCTGTTGGAGCAGATCTTCTCGATCCCCGGCATGGGCCTCATGTACTTCGAAGGCCTGAGCCAGTTCGATTGGCCGGTCGTCCAAGGCTACCTGCTCATCTCGGCCGTGTTGACGGTGATCGCGACGCTGCTCTCGGACATCTTGTACACCGTGGTCGACCCGCGGATCCGGCTGGGCTAGTACCCTCTCGAGGAGGATCCTCATGGCCGTTGCAGAGCTGACATTTGGACGCGAGGAACTGGCGGCCGCGCAAGACGAGTCGCAGTTGTCGGTGGTCTGGCGTCGATTCCGACGCCACAAGCTCGCCGTCATCGGGCTGTCGATCGCGATGCTGTTGGCGCTGACGTGCTTCATCGGGCCGGTCGTGTCCCCGTACGCGGCGAACAAGATCGAGGCCGGCGGCGTCGCCTACCGCGGTCTCAAGAAGCTCGGTCCAGGCACGGCAGTGACGCTGGAATGGGATCGCGGCGTTCCCGAACGGGCGAACGATGACCGCATCGTCGCGTTCGCGACGGGTTGGGTCGGCGCCAAGGATCCGGCCAACGAGATCGAGCATCGCCTGTACATCCTTGGCACGGACAACTCGGGACGCGACACCCTCACGCGGCTCATGCAGGGCGGGCGGGTATCGCTCTCCCTGGCGCTGATCGTCGTGCTCATCCAGCAAGTCCTCGGGACGATCATCGGCGCAATCAGCGCCTACTACGGCGGCTGGGTGGACAGCGTCATCATGCGCGGCGTCGATTTCCTGATCACCCTCCCGTCGCTGCCGATCTTCATGGTGCTGCAGGTCATCTTGCGCGACAGGGGGATCCCGGGCGGTTCGATCGGCGTGCTCGCGGTCGTGTTCATCGCGCTCGGCTGGACAGGTTCGGCGCGCCTGGTGCGGGGGATGGTCCTTTCGCTCAAGAACCAGGAGTTCGCCGAGGCCGCGCGGGCAATGGGCGCATCGGACCGTCGAATCGTCCTGCGGCACCTCATCCCGAACGCGCTCGCCCCGGTCCTCGTCTCGGCCACGCTCGCCATCGGCGGGATCGTCGTCGGCGAGGCATCCCTCTCCTACCTGGGCTTCGGCGTTCAACCGCCGGACCCAAGCTGGGGCAACATGCTCTCCAACGCCCAGCAGCTGATCCTCGATCAGCCGTGGGCGGTGTTCTACCCAGGCATGGCGATCTTCCTCACCAGCCTCAGCTTCAACTTCATGGGCGACGCGCTTCGCGACGCACTCGATCCCCGCGGACAGATCCGGTAAACTACCCGCCCTGCGGGCAGCGGCCACAGCAACCACATGCCGCGTCTCTGCAACGACCGGTCGCCAGGCAAACTTGAGGTACCACCTTGACCAGCAACGGCACAGCACATGACACCCTGCTCGAAATCCGGGGGCTGAAGACGTACTTCTTCACCGAAGAGGGCGTCGTGCGTGCCGTCGACGGCGTCGACCTTTCGGTGCGCCGCGGCGAGACGCTCGGGGTCGTCGGCGAGTCCGGCTGTGGCAAGAGCGTCACGATGTTCTCCGTCATGCAGCTCGTCGGCCACCCCGGCCGCGTCGTCGATGGTGAGATCCTGTTCGACGGACGTGATCTGCTCAAGACGTCCGCCCGTGAGATGCAGGATCTGCGCGGCAATCGGATATCGATGATCTTCCAGCAACCGCTGTCCAGCCTCAACCCGGTCTTCCGGATCGGCGATCAGGTGGCAGAGGTATACGAGATCCACCAGGGTCTTTCGCGGGACGACGCGCGGGTGAAGGCCATTGAGATGCTTCAGATCGTCGGCATTCCGGACGCGGCGCGCAAAGCGAAGGCGTTCCCGCACGAGATCTCGGGCGGCCAAGCGCAGCGCGTGATGATCGCCATGGCCCTGGCCACCCAGCCCGAGTTGCTCATCGCGGACGAGCCGACGACCGCGCTCGACGTGACGATCCAGGCACAGATCCTCGATCTCATGCGCGGTCTGCGCGATCGCACGAACGCCGCGATCATCTTCATCACCCACGACCTCGGCGTTGTGGCCGAGATGGCGGAGAACGTGGCCGTCATGTACGGCGGCCAGATCGTCGAGTACACGGATGTCGGCACGATCTTCAAGTCGCCCAAGCATCCGTACACTGTCGGCCTGCTGGAGTCCATCCCGGTCCTTGGCGACATCCGCGACCGGCTGGCGGTCATCCCGGGAACCGTGCCGACGCTGATCGACCTTCCGCCCGGCTGTCGCTTTGCCGGGCGCTGCGCCTCGCGCATCGAGCACAACCTCTCGATCTGCACGGCCGTCGACCCTGACCTCTTGCCCGTGGAAGAGGGTCACGTCGTCCGATGCTGGCTGTACCACGATCATCCGCCGAGCGACCACAAAGCTCCGCTCGCCACCGGCCGGTCAACCGATGAGGCCGCGCGCCGCTGGGCGCCGTGACCGGCCCCGGACGACGCACAGCCGCCTGACCGAATCGAACGCGAACCCCCGACCGCAAGCTGGAGCAAGGACATGGACAACGCCGCACCCGACGCGCAGGTGATCGCGTCGCCGACATTGCACGCCAACGGCGCCGACCCGTCGATTCTGCAGGTCGAGAACCTGGTCAAGCACTTTCCCGTGCGCAGCGGCGTGTTGCAGCGGGTCGCTGCCTGGGTCAAGGCCGTCGACGGCGTTTCGTTCGACATCCGCGAGGGCGAGACGTTCGGCTTGGTCGGTGAGTCGGGCTGCGGCAAGACCACCGTCGGGCGGACGATCCTGCGCCTCGTCGAGCCGACGGCGGGCAAGGTCATCTTTCGGGGGCAGGACGTCTTTGCGACGAAGCGGCGGGACATGAAGCTCCTCCGCAAGGACATGCAGATCATCTTCCAGGATCCGTTCTCGAGCCTTGACCCGCGCATGCCCATCGGCCAGAGCATCGGCGAGGGCCTGCACGTCCACGGGATCACCGGTGCCGCAGCCGACCAACGGGTGCGGCAGGTGCTCGACGAGGTCGGCCTGCACCCCGAGCACAGCCGCCGCTATCCGCATGAGTTCTCGGGCGGCCAGCGGCAGCGCATCGGCATCGCTCGAGCGCTGGCGCTGCGGCCCAAGCTCATCGTGTGCGACGAGCCCGTTTCGGCCCTCGACGTGTCGATCCAGTCGCAGGTCCTCAACCTGTTGAACGATCTGCAGAAGGAATACGGCCTCACCTACCTCTTCATCGCCCACAACCTGAGCGTCGTCGAGCACATCTCCAACCGCGTCGGCGTGATGTACCTCGGTCGCATGGTCGAGCTGACCGATCGACGCGAGCTGTTCGTGAACCCGCTGCACCCGTACACCAAGGCCCTCATCAGCGCCGTTCCCGTGCCCGACCCAACGCTGAAGCGCGAGCGGATCATTCTGCAAGGCGATGTTCCAAGCCCGCTCAACCCGCCTTCCGGCTGCCGCTTCCACCCGCGCTGCCCGGTCGCGGTCGAGCGCTGCAAGCACGTCGAGCCGGCTTGGCGCGACGTCGGTTCGGCCGGCACCGAGCACTGGGTGCAGTGCGATCAGGTCGAGCCCAAGATCGAAGGCTAGCGCGTCGCCAGCGACGCGCTGCGGACGGGCTCCCCGGCGGTGATCCGGCCACGTGATCGGGACAAAGCTGACGTTTCTCTGACCATGACTGCTTGACGGTGTCGGGGAATCGGTGTATTGTGGACGGCCCGCAGGGCCGCTGACCGCACCTCGCACGCTCCCCAGGCGCGGTCGCAACTCGGATTGATGCGCCGGAATCCCGCTTACTTGGCCCTGCCTTGTCGAGGAGGAAAACTTGAAGCGCCTGTTCCCGCTGCTCGCCACCGCCGGGCTGGCTTGTCTCGCCCCGCTGTTCGGTGCTTCCGGTGCAACCGCTGCACCGCGGCAGATCACGTGCGCGAACCCGCTGCGTGCCATCGCCCCTGCCAGTCAGGACACGTTCGTCGTCACCAACGTGGAAGGCGTCGGCAAGCAGGGCGAGATGGTCGCCGGGTTGCAGACCAACATCGAGCACTTTGCCTTCGTGCAATTTGCTATGCCGGCCGGGATTCCGCCGGACGCGCAGCTGTGCGAGGTCCAGCTCGAGCTCTTCTGCAACAGGTATGTGGGTCAGAACGCCCCCGCGCGGAAGGTCACCGAGCTTCTGTTCGCCAACGCGAATCGAAGTTGGGACGAGAACACGCTCCGGTATGCCGGCATCGTGCCGAAGAAGTCCGCACCGCAATGGACCACGGACCTTGGCGAGTGTGCCGAGGGCGGCGAGTTCAAGCGCATCATCGCCAAGCCGGACGTCCCAGCGAATGATGGTCTGCTCGAGAGCGTCCAGGGATGGCTGGACGGCGAGATCGACAACAACGGGTTGATCATCGGTCCGACGCGGAACGACAACCTGGATGACCATCGCTTCTTCTTCGCCACCCGGGACGGACAACTGCCGCCGCCGGCGGGCAATGGACCGCGGATCTTCATCTTCTACGCAGGCGGCGCAACCCCGACGTTCACGCCATCGGCATCGCCGACCGCCTCGAACACGCCGACGCCAAGCGTGACGCCGATTCCGTCGGACACACCGACGCCGACCGACACGCCGATTCCGTCGGACACGCCGACGCCGACCGACACGCCCGAGCCGAGCGCGACGCCGACCGAAACGCCGGTGGTCTCCCCCACGCCGAGTCGCCGCATGGTCTACCTGCCGATCGGCCTCCGCACGGGCACGCTGTACCTGAACGAGGCACAGGCCGCGCTGATCGCTTCGGATGGCCGGCTGCGGCGCCTCTGGCATCGGCTTTCGATCCGCTGACATCGCGATCCGTTTCGACATCCGTTGCGAAGGCCCGGTGCTGCAGCACCGGGCCTTCGTTCGTTCACCCAGCCGGCGCCGGTCGCCTTGTCGGTCGCCTTGTCGGTCGCCTTGTCGGCCGCGCGCCTGGTGCTATAATGGCGCCCGCGCGTTCCAACACCACAACATCTTGTGGTCAGCACCGTGCTGGGGGTCCAGCAGTCGTTATGGCCAGCGAACCGATCGAGCGCCGCGCACGGACCAGCCGGAACGGATCGGGGCCGGCGTCGGCCCACGGCACGAGCGACACCGTCACGCCGACATACGTCGAGCCGCAGCGCGGACGGCCAACGGATGGTGATGCCGTTCAGCTGGCAGCAGGCGCGCTCGGCGCCAGCACGCAGACCACCGGGCTGGACTTGGCCGCGCTGATCGAGGCGATCCTCTTCGTCACCGACCGGCCCGTTGCTGTTTCCGAGATGGCGAAGGTGCTCGAAGTGCCGAGGCCGATGGTCGAGCGCTCCTTGGGCGAGCTGTCGGCCACGCTGGTGGGGCGCGGGGTCCGGCTGCTCCGGCGCAACGGCACTGTCCAGATGGTGTCCGCCCCAGAGGCGGCCCCCGTGGTACAGCGCATCCTTGGGTTGACGCAGGACGGACGCCTTTCCCGCCCGGCGCTCGAGACCCTTTCGATCATCGCCTACCGCCAACCTCTTACCCGGCCGGAGATCGAGTCGCTGCGTGGCGTCAGCTCCGAGGGCGTGCTTCGAACCCTGCTCTCTCGCGAGCTGATCGAACCGCTTGGGCGGCGGGCGACCGTCGGGAACCCCGTCGAATACGGCACGACGCTCCATTTCCTGGCCTATTTCGGGCTGACGTGCGTGTCGGACCTGCCGCCCATCGAGGCATATGCCGCGGCGGACCGCGAGACCGGCAGTGAAACGGATCGTGAACCCGACAGCGAAACCGACCATGCGAACGGCGATGCGCCGGTCGACGTCCGCTTGTAGCGGCTGAGCACCTAGCGGCGTGGCGCGGGAGCGTTTGCAGAAGGTCATCGCCGCGGCCGGGCTGTGCTCGCGCCGTCGGGCGGAAGAGCTGATCGCAGCAGGCCGCGTCCAGGTGAACGGCGAGGTCGTAGCGGTGCTTGGTGCGACCGCCGACCCGCACACGGACACGATCGTGGTGGACGGCGCTGAGTTGACGGCCGAGCCATTCGAGTTCTGGGCCGTCCACAAGCCGCCCGGCGTCGTCACCACCCTCAAGGACCCGGAAGGGCGGCCCCAGGCGCGCGATCTCGTGCCGACGCGCGCACGGGTCTACCCGGTCGGCCGCTTGGACGTCGCCTCGTCCGGCCTGCTCCTGTTCACGAACGACGGCGCGCTGGCGCACCGCCTGATGCATCCGCGCTTCGCGCACACCAAGGTCTACGAGGTCCTCGTTTCCGGCTATCCCAGCGAGGACGTGCTGAACATGTTGCGCGGCGGCATCACGTTGGACGACGGACCGACGCTGCCGGCCGAGGTGCGGCAGCTGAAGACGACCGGCGACGGCACGTGGCTCTCGATCACGCTGCGCGAGGGCCGCAAGCGCCAGATCCGACGGATGCTCGAACACGTCGGCTATCCCGTGGTCCACCTCAAGCGGGTCGCCTTTGGGCCGGTGAAACTCGGTCGCTTGCCCAGCGGCCACGCCAGGCCGCTCGCCGGCCGCGAGTTGGCGGATCTGCGCCAACTGGCCGGCGTCGCCGCGCCGCCGCGCACCGGCAACCCGCGCAACACCGCGCTTCGTGCAACCAACAAGCGCCCGCCACGCGCGGCGGCTGGTGGTACCCGCGGCAAGCCGGCGGGCCGATCGAGGTTTGGGCAGGAGTCGGGGCCACCGACCGGTCCGGCAGGCAAATCGCGGAGTCGCCAGGGCGGAGATCCGAAGCGCCCCCGCCCCGCCCGCCCATGAGCGCGCCCGATTCACCGCCGGCGCCCGCCGCTCGTCTTCGGGCGACTTGGCCCCGGGCGATCGCGATCGACGGTCCGGCGGCTGTCGGCAAGAGCACCGTCGGGCGGGCGTTGGCCGTTCGGCTTGGCTATCTCTACTTCGACACCGGGGCGATCTACCGCGCCCTGACGTGGTTGGCGTTGGAAAACGAAGTGCCGGTCACGGACGGCCCGGCGCTGGCACAGCTGGCGACAGCGCACCCGATCGTCGTTCAGCCTTCTGCCGACACGCCGGACGGCTACCGCGTCACCGCCGGCGGACGCGACATCACCGACCGGTTGCGCGCTCCGGCCGTCGACGCGCAGATCTCGTCCGTCAGCCAGCACACCGCGGTGCGCGCCGCACTGCTCGACGCACAGCGGGCGGTGGCGGACGGGACCGCCGTCGTCATGGTCGGCCGGGACATCGGCACCGTCGTGCTGCCCCACGCCGGACTCAAGATCTTCCTCGAGGCTTCGCCGATCGAGCGTGCGCGGCGGCGATACCGCGAGCGTCTGCGTCGCGGCGAGGCCGCGGACTGGTCCGATGAGCTGGCCAGCACGGTCGCCCGCGACGCCCGCGACCGCGGACGGGCCAACGCCCCACTCGTGGCCGCGCCGGACGCGATCGTCCTGCACACGGACGACCTCGATGCAGCCGGCGTCGTTGCGGCGATCCTGGTGCACATCGACATCGGCTCGTGACGGGCACGGGCGCGAACGCGGCGGGCGCCTCGGCACCACGGCGCACGGTGGAGCGAAGCGCACGGCCGACGCCCGGGTCGCTGAATCGCTGGCCGCTGCCCGTGCATGCCGTGCTGACCGTCGCCGTCCTCGTCGCCCTCGTCGCGGTGAACGTGTCGTTCGTCTGCAGCCCGCTCTACCTGCGCTTGGCCTACGGCCCGCTGCGCCCGCCCGGCGCGCCGCTGGCCGGACCGCCGGACTGGGTCGCCGACGCGGCGAATGCAACCGCCGGCTACGTTGCCGCCCGCCGCGGTCGCGATGCCGTGGCCATGCTCGTCGACGCCCCTTCCGCGGTGGTCAGCGACCGCGCCTTGGCGGATGGCGTCCCGACGCCCGCGCTCGCGGAGCGCCCCCCGGCCCGCGTCGGATCGACGGATGCCGGCGCGGCAACGGGCATCGTGCCCGGCCGTACGCTGTTCGATCAGGCCGAGTTGGACCACCTGGCCGATGTCCGCCGCATCATCGAGCGGTTGTTCGCGCTCGGCATCGCCGCCCTCGCCGTCCTTGCGCTGGCGCTGGCCGCCGATGCCGCCACCGGTCGACGACGGACGCGAGCGGCGCTCGTGCACGGCGGTCAGCTGGCCGTCGGGCTCACCGTCATCGTCGGCGTGCTCGTGGCGGTGGCGTGGGACGGGCTGTTCACGACGTTCCATGTGCTCCTGTTTCCGCCGGGCACGTGGCAGTTCCCGTCCGACAGCCGTCTGATTCAGCTCTTCCCGGACTGGTTCTGGCAGAGCGCGGCGGCGGTGCTCGCCGGGTTGCTCCTGGCCGAAGGGCTCGTGGTCCGCCGCGTGGCAGGCCGTCCTCGGGCGGGCCGTCCTCGGGCAAGCCGATGACAACGCCGTCGGCCCGCCGCACCGCCGGATCGACACCGAGCGCGGCCGACGATCGCGCACTCCTGGCGGCCGTACCGGCGACGCACCCGATGGCCTACCGGCTGGCCTTCTGGTTCATGCGCCAGCTGTTCGACCACTACCTGACGACGCACATCGCCGGCCGCGAGCACCTGCCGCCGCCCGGCGTTGGCGCAATCCTGGCGATCAACCACACGAGCGCGCTCGACTATGTGGCCGGTCACGCCCTGGGCCGCCCCGGCTTCGTCGGGATCAAGCGTGAGGCCGCTTATCGTCCGCTGCGCTGGATCGGCGGGATTCCGGTGAAGCGCGACGAGCAGGACATGACCGCGCTGCGGTCGATGCGGGCCGTCCTGGCCGGCGGCCACGTCCTCGGCATCGCCCCCGAAGGCACGCGCAGCCGCGACGGTCGGCTGCTGCCGTTTGATCCGGGCTTCGTCTGGTTGGCGCTGAAGGCCGATGTGCCGGTGATCCCGTGCGCGATCCACGGTGCGCATGTGCTGTTGCCCCCCGGACGCCGCTTCCCTCGCCGCGGCCGGCTATGGGTGCGCATCGGCCCGCCGCTCCGTTGGCCCGACGCCGGCCCCCGACCCTCTCGCGACGCGCTGCAGTCGATGGCGGACGAGACGCGCCAGGCCATGTTGGCGCTCCTGGCCGAGCTCGAGGTGGAGAGCGGCGTCGCGAGCCCGGCGCTGGCGTGGGAGCGAGCGGCCGGGGCAGGGCCTCACCGAGGGTGATTGATCGGCGGCGGGGTCCGACGGAGGCACACGGATCGCGAGCTTATGACCGCGCCGGGGCTGCCGGACCGTGCTCGACCGACCGCACCGTCCACGCGACGACATCGAGGCGCCGCGCGAAGTGGGCCAGCGGCGCGGGCTCGGGCAGCGCAATGCCGATGGGCTCGGCCATCGTGTTCAGCGCAACGTCGGCGGCGGCCGGCTGCAGCGGCCACGGCACGTGGTCGATCTCCCCGCAGCCGACCCGGCCGCGGCGGTCGACGCTGAACAGGGCGTAGCGCTCGGTCAGCCAGTGCTCGAGCGTGCCGTGCGCTGCGAGGGCGACCGGGCCGGTCGGACCGTAGCGGCCCGCGAACGTCGCGGGCGGGGCGCCGCGGTGGGTGCGGGTGCCGGCATAGCGAACGGCATCCCCGTCGATGGAGTCGGCCTCGATCCGCGCGTCGAAGTACGGCAGGCCGAACCAGGCCCGGGCGGCGCGAACGGCCAGCGGGCTCGTCGCGTCCAGGCTGAAGAACCAAACGCCCGTCCGGCCGTCGGGGGCGACGGCGTAGGTGCGGACGTTGATCTCGGGGAAGGCGGCGGTGCCGGGGATGGGGGGCAGGCCGCGCAGCCGGATGCCGGACATCCGG
The nucleotide sequence above comes from Candidatus Avedoeria danica. Encoded proteins:
- the scpB gene encoding SMC-Scp complex subunit ScpB, which gives rise to MASEPIERRARTSRNGSGPASAHGTSDTVTPTYVEPQRGRPTDGDAVQLAAGALGASTQTTGLDLAALIEAILFVTDRPVAVSEMAKVLEVPRPMVERSLGELSATLVGRGVRLLRRNGTVQMVSAPEAAPVVQRILGLTQDGRLSRPALETLSIIAYRQPLTRPEIESLRGVSSEGVLRTLLSRELIEPLGRRATVGNPVEYGTTLHFLAYFGLTCVSDLPPIEAYAAADRETGSETDREPDSETDHANGDAPVDVRL
- a CDS encoding ABC transporter permease, which gives rise to MSAYLIRRLIQMVIVLIISSMAIYTLLNMVPGGPFDGLMQNADAKTRVTPEQIERMNAMLGLDKPPAIRFIAWATGDDWMGVLDEAWAGDGRGIIRGDFGMSFKERRPVLEMMGDRIKKTVVITGLSAILAIVIAIPIGIFSAVRQYSKADYAVTLFTFIGTAIPGFWFALMAIVLFGIKFQDWGLPQLPTKGWASLRAPRPGTLTHTLGVTQGSLADVALHLMIPVVVLGLLQMAGWTRFMRSSMLEVLQQDYVRTARAKGLGERFVVIKHALRNALIPLVTIVTFELPFLFGGTILLEQIFSIPGMGLMYFEGLSQFDWPVVQGYLLISAVLTVIATLLSDILYTVVDPRIRLG
- a CDS encoding ABC transporter ATP-binding protein; translation: MDNAAPDAQVIASPTLHANGADPSILQVENLVKHFPVRSGVLQRVAAWVKAVDGVSFDIREGETFGLVGESGCGKTTVGRTILRLVEPTAGKVIFRGQDVFATKRRDMKLLRKDMQIIFQDPFSSLDPRMPIGQSIGEGLHVHGITGAAADQRVRQVLDEVGLHPEHSRRYPHEFSGGQRQRIGIARALALRPKLIVCDEPVSALDVSIQSQVLNLLNDLQKEYGLTYLFIAHNLSVVEHISNRVGVMYLGRMVELTDRRELFVNPLHPYTKALISAVPVPDPTLKRERIILQGDVPSPLNPPSGCRFHPRCPVAVERCKHVEPAWRDVGSAGTEHWVQCDQVEPKIEG
- a CDS encoding rRNA pseudouridine synthase → MARERLQKVIAAAGLCSRRRAEELIAAGRVQVNGEVVAVLGATADPHTDTIVVDGAELTAEPFEFWAVHKPPGVVTTLKDPEGRPQARDLVPTRARVYPVGRLDVASSGLLLFTNDGALAHRLMHPRFAHTKVYEVLVSGYPSEDVLNMLRGGITLDDGPTLPAEVRQLKTTGDGTWLSITLREGRKRQIRRMLEHVGYPVVHLKRVAFGPVKLGRLPSGHARPLAGRELADLRQLAGVAAPPRTGNPRNTALRATNKRPPRAAAGGTRGKPAGRSRFGQESGPPTGPAGKSRSRQGGDPKRPRPARP
- a CDS encoding peptide ABC transporter substrate-binding protein; the encoded protein is MKTPFASKRLALALGMAMTGLLVACTPPGDQSGEAPEGDESAAVTETAAVDTAAMTEPAAADAETGADVMAYDKTATKGADGTLVIGQAQEPDVLYTHGATMLASTHVLNSLYDGPIEGLSYDYQAVTVKALPKIENNDGSASLAMVSVDAGGKYVDATTQEVTTATATVADLGQLTVRWTFVDGLMWQDGTPVTAEDSVWSKTLACDIDSPTSKFLCDRTVSYKAIDDHTVEWVSLPGYTPQDYFTNVYTPLPRHQPGAGGKAMSEMTAKEILEDNEFNRKPWSYGPFMIEEWSDGDYIKLTRNPNYWRAAEGLPILDTVIHKFIKDSNALLAALRTGDIDVATQDGLDITMFDDLEAANTGGEATPYYVPGTVWEHIDFNLQPLDDRPAFGACKDVRLAIAYGTDRATMADEIQKGKTTVADTIMPAEHWAYPPEGMLTSYPYDSEKAIEMLEAAGFTDPDGDGTRTAAQDITCSVVTGVDGATTDKVIKAGTPLELKLNTTKGNVMREETTLLFQQNMTDIGVKVSLEYLPADTLFAKNEEGPLTGRRYDLGEFAWVSGVSPSVGLYWCDQIPSPENNWAGQNNPGYCNPTYDQVSKKADNTLERDEALPMYHEAQKIFSDELPVLPLFARVKVMATKPEVMNFMPNATVSSETWNIETWGFAAAP
- a CDS encoding ABC transporter permease; protein product: MAVAELTFGREELAAAQDESQLSVVWRRFRRHKLAVIGLSIAMLLALTCFIGPVVSPYAANKIEAGGVAYRGLKKLGPGTAVTLEWDRGVPERANDDRIVAFATGWVGAKDPANEIEHRLYILGTDNSGRDTLTRLMQGGRVSLSLALIVVLIQQVLGTIIGAISAYYGGWVDSVIMRGVDFLITLPSLPIFMVLQVILRDRGIPGGSIGVLAVVFIALGWTGSARLVRGMVLSLKNQEFAEAARAMGASDRRIVLRHLIPNALAPVLVSATLAIGGIVVGEASLSYLGFGVQPPDPSWGNMLSNAQQLILDQPWAVFYPGMAIFLTSLSFNFMGDALRDALDPRGQIR
- a CDS encoding ABC transporter ATP-binding protein gives rise to the protein MTSNGTAHDTLLEIRGLKTYFFTEEGVVRAVDGVDLSVRRGETLGVVGESGCGKSVTMFSVMQLVGHPGRVVDGEILFDGRDLLKTSAREMQDLRGNRISMIFQQPLSSLNPVFRIGDQVAEVYEIHQGLSRDDARVKAIEMLQIVGIPDAARKAKAFPHEISGGQAQRVMIAMALATQPELLIADEPTTALDVTIQAQILDLMRGLRDRTNAAIIFITHDLGVVAEMAENVAVMYGGQIVEYTDVGTIFKSPKHPYTVGLLESIPVLGDIRDRLAVIPGTVPTLIDLPPGCRFAGRCASRIEHNLSICTAVDPDLLPVEEGHVVRCWLYHDHPPSDHKAPLATGRSTDEAARRWAP
- the cmk gene encoding (d)CMP kinase, with translation MSAPDSPPAPAARLRATWPRAIAIDGPAAVGKSTVGRALAVRLGYLYFDTGAIYRALTWLALENEVPVTDGPALAQLATAHPIVVQPSADTPDGYRVTAGGRDITDRLRAPAVDAQISSVSQHTAVRAALLDAQRAVADGTAVVMVGRDIGTVVLPHAGLKIFLEASPIERARRRYRERLRRGEAADWSDELASTVARDARDRGRANAPLVAAPDAIVLHTDDLDAAGVVAAILVHIDIGS